TTATGAATTGGTAAATAAGGAAAAAAATGAAACGTATTAAAGATAGGATCATTAAATTATTCAAAGGTGAGCGCGGAATAGTTACCAAGAAATATATGAAGCGATTTTTGCCCTCTCAGCCTGTAATTGTTGAGGCTGGGGCACATATTGGAGTAGATACCGTTGAGCTGGCAAATGTATTTCATAAAGGAGAAATACATGCTTTTGAGCCAGTACCCTCTATCTACAAACAGCTGGTTAAAAACACTCAATCCCACCAGAACATTAAGACACACGAACTTGCGCTAGCAAGCCAGAATGGCGAAGCCGATATTTTTGTGAGCAGTGGTCGTTCGGACGGTTCAAGCTCCCTGCTCAAGCCAAAAGAGCACCTGAAGATACATCCTGATGTGAAATTTGAGCAAAAAATCAAAATAAAAACCATTACACTAGATGATTGGGTTAAAAATAATGGCATAAGCCAAGTTGATTTTTTATGGCTTGATTTGCAAGGTTTAGAGCTTTCTGTCCTGAAGGCCTCTAAAGAAACTTTGAAAACTGTTAAGGCTATCTACACTGAGATCAGCTTAGTCGAAAATTACGAAAATGGACCACTGTATAAGGAGCTGCGTGAATGGCTCAGGCAGCAGGGTTTTGAAATTCAAAAAGAGGCCATCGAATGGGAAGATGGTGGAAATGTTTTCTTCGTCAGAAAAGGCTGAAGCCGGTTTATGAAATTACCTATCTCAGTAATTGTTGTCTGCTATAACGAAGCAAAAATGCTTAGGCGATGCCTAGAATCGGTTGATTTTTGTGATGAAAAAATAGTAGTCGATCTCGATTCCGGTGATACTTCTGCGGCTATTGCAGGGCAAATGGGGGCCAAGGTCATAAACCACCCCTGGGTTCCCATTGGCGAGATGGCAAGGGCAAAAGCAGTAAAGCAAGCCAAGCACGATTGGCTGCTAATTACCGACCCCGATGAAGAGATCTCCCCGCCCCTGGCAGCTAATATTAAAAAAATTATTCAAGAGAACCCCAAAACGGTTGGCATTATCCGGGTACCGCTGCGCAACTTTGTAAAAGGTAGATTTCTGCGGGGTACAGTTTGGGGCGGTCTAAAAAAACGGAAGCGCCTAATAATGCATCGCGAGCGAGCGGAGATAAACCCCCAGGTGCACTCTGAATTCTTCACCCTTAAGCCTGGCTATGAGGTATATGAAATCCCGAAGCAGAAGGGTAACTTCCTAAACCACTATTGGATAAGCGATTGGAGCTCCTTCTTCGACAAGCATCGCCGCTACCTGAAGCTGGAAGGTGAAGCCAGGTACATTAGAGGTGAAAGATTCAGCTGGCTAAGACTCTTAGCAACTGCACCGATCGAATTCTGGAGCTGCCTGGTCGGCCATAGGGGCTACCGTGACGGGATATTAGGGGTTTTCCTGAGTTGCTTCTGGGTGTGGTACAATTTTATGAGCTTACTCGCCTTACGAAGGTACCAAAAATCCCTATGAATGTATTAATAACTGGCGCTGCCGGATTTGTCGGCCGTCATCTAATAAGTCTTATTGGAAGCAAGGAAACCACCTACGGTGCTACCCTCTCGGAGGAGGGCCCCGGGCTTCTTCCTGTGGATTTATTGGATTATAACCAG
This region of Candidatus Dormiibacterota bacterium genomic DNA includes:
- a CDS encoding FkbM family methyltransferase; its protein translation is MKRIKDRIIKLFKGERGIVTKKYMKRFLPSQPVIVEAGAHIGVDTVELANVFHKGEIHAFEPVPSIYKQLVKNTQSHQNIKTHELALASQNGEADIFVSSGRSDGSSSLLKPKEHLKIHPDVKFEQKIKIKTITLDDWVKNNGISQVDFLWLDLQGLELSVLKASKETLKTVKAIYTEISLVENYENGPLYKELREWLRQQGFEIQKEAIEWEDGGNVFFVRKG
- a CDS encoding glycosyltransferase family 2 protein — its product is MKLPISVIVVCYNEAKMLRRCLESVDFCDEKIVVDLDSGDTSAAIAGQMGAKVINHPWVPIGEMARAKAVKQAKHDWLLITDPDEEISPPLAANIKKIIQENPKTVGIIRVPLRNFVKGRFLRGTVWGGLKKRKRLIMHRERAEINPQVHSEFFTLKPGYEVYEIPKQKGNFLNHYWISDWSSFFDKHRRYLKLEGEARYIRGERFSWLRLLATAPIEFWSCLVGHRGYRDGILGVFLSCFWVWYNFMSLLALRRYQKSL